In Solanum stenotomum isolate F172 unplaced genomic scaffold, ASM1918654v1 scaffold11069, whole genome shotgun sequence, one DNA window encodes the following:
- the LOC125849810 gene encoding uncharacterized protein LOC125849810 has product MASLFTSYFLPLVLVANIFNFQTSLCDISADEALIAGICRQVQDPPFCLTTFRQILAHPYVPEEVTRAAIAQSLQNANNNHAFIVAAKAAAKDKVTQDLYAICDVGYGLMITILQDAAQSLANKNYVALENDLPKCPRFVSDCQNALGSKTTPEMLDRSRKQFDLLIMSNVAESLIKK; this is encoded by the coding sequence atggCCTCTCTTTTTACTTCATACTTTCTTCCTTTAGTACTTGTTGCAAACATTTTCAACTTTCAAACCTCTTTATGTGACATCAGTGCAGACGAGGCATTAATAGCAGGTATATGTAGACAAGTACAAGATCCTCCGTTTTGCTTAACCACTTTCAGACAAATTTTAGCCCATCCATATGTTCCTGAAGAAGTAACACGAGCTGCTATTGCACAATCATTACAAAATGCTAACAACAACCATGCTTTCATAGTGGCCGCTAAAGCAGCCGCAAAAGACAAAGTGACACAAGACTTGTATGCTATCTGTGATGTAGGTTATGGATTGATGATAACCATTCTCCAAGATGCTGCTCAATCATTAGCTAACAAGAATTATGTTGCCTTGGAAAATGACCTTCCAAAGTGTCCTAGATTTGTGAGTGATTGTCAGAATGCACTTGGTAGCAAGACGACACCTGAAATGTTAGATAGAAGTAGGAAACAATTCGATCTACTAATAATGTCAAACGTTGCTGAAAGCCTCATTAAGAAATAG
- the LOC125849811 gene encoding uncharacterized protein LOC125849811 — protein sequence MASLFTSYFLPLVLVANIFNFQTSLCDISADEALIAGICRQVQDPPFCLTTFRQILAHPYVPEEVTRAAIAQSLQNANNNHAFIVAAKAASKDKVTQDLYAICDVGYGLMITILQDAAQSLANKNYVALENDLPKCPRFVSDCQNALGSKTTPEMLDRSRKQFDLLIMSNVAESLIKK from the coding sequence atggCCTCTCTTTTTACTTCATACTTTCTTCCTTTAGTACTTGTTGCAAACATTTTCAACTTTCAAACCTCTTTATGTGACATCAGTGCAGACGAGGCATTAATAGCAGGTATATGTAGACAAGTACAAGATCCTCCGTTTTGCTTAACCACTTTCAGACAAATTTTAGCCCATCCATATGTTCCTGAAGAAGTAACACGAGCTGCTATTGCACAATCATTACAAAATGCTAACAACAACCATGCTTTCATAGTGGCCGCTAAAGCAGCCTCAAAAGACAAAGTGACACAAGACTTGTATGCTATCTGTGATGTAGGTTATGGATTGATGATAACCATTCTCCAAGATGCTGCTCAATCATTAGCTAACAAGAATTATGTTGCCTTGGAAAATGACCTTCCAAAGTGTCCTAGATTTGTGAGTGATTGTCAGAATGCACTTGGTAGCAAGACGACACCTGAAATGTTAGATAGAAGTAGGAAACAATTCGATCTACTAATAATGTCAAACGTTGCTGAAAGCCTCATTAAGAAATAG